The Leishmania panamensis strain MHOM/PA/94/PSC-1 chromosome 32 sequence genome window below encodes:
- a CDS encoding ubiquitin carrier protein 4, putative (TriTrypDB/GeneDB-style sysID: LpmP.32.0750), which translates to MSGSGNLRSNRRREMDYMRLCNSTRKVYPSDTVAEFWVEFKGPEGTPYEDGTWILHVQLPSEYPFKSPSIGFCNRILHPNVDERSGSVCLDVINQTWTPMYQLENIFDVFLPQLLRYPNPSDPLNAQAAHLLHADRVGFDALLREHVSTHATPEKALESIPEAYRPHSSTNEEAEGTNAKDTASDCPANAGHSKVLTDSSVTPTEDHQVMHDDMAMDGNEDVEAEYEPEEIDL; encoded by the coding sequence ATGAGTGGTTCAGGCAACCTCCGCAGCAACCGCCGTCGGGAGATGGACTACATGCGGCTGTGCAACTCCACGCGCAAGGTGTACCCATCCGACACAGTGGCTGAGTTCTGGGTGGAGTTCAAAGGGCCGGAGGGCACGCCGTACGAGGATGGCACGTGGATACTACACGTCCAGCTACCATCCGAGTACCCGTTCAAATCACCTTCCATTGGCTTCTGCAACCGCATCCTGCACCCGAATGTCGACGAGCGTAGCGGCAGCGTCTGCCTCGACGTCATCAATCAAACTTGGACCCCCATGTACCAACTGGAGAACATCTTTGACGTcttcctgccgcagctgctgcgctaccCGAACCCGTCAGACCCCCTGAATGCGCAAGCCGCGCACCTTCTTCACGCCGACCGCGTCGGCTtcgatgcgctgctccgcgAACATGTCAGCACGCATGCTACGCCAGAGAAGGCACTGGAGTCAATCCCGGAGGCATACAGGCCACATAGCAGCACCAATGAGGAAGCGGAGGGCACCAACGCCAAGGACACAGCCTCTGACTGTCCTGCGAATGCAGGGCACTCAAAGGTATTGACGGACTCCTCGGTAACACCGACAGAGGACCATCAGGTCATGCACGACGACATGGCAATGGACGGCAACGAGGACGTCGAAGCCGAGTACGAGCCGGAGGAGATCGACCTTTAA
- a CDS encoding OSM3-like kinesin, putative (TriTrypDB/GeneDB-style sysID: LpmP.32.0730): MVKASPGAENIRVVIRCRDILPYEAERGDKALVRLDLATNQVVVRHPIGDSDVFAFDAVYNNSFTQRDIFLQEVQPLADAVLQGYNATVFAYGQSGSGKTHTMTGKLSQRDMWGMMPQVVDYLFCEIKKLTSSTKTFKVRVSYVELYNGKSRDLLASRQVNLEIKQNMLKNFYVKGAVMPEVTSFEEAIKWFNAGTERRQTASTDLNDTSSRSHSLFTVQIENFDFENDPSSPIVMTSKINVVDLAGSEKLSKTNATGETAKEGCNINLSLSALATVIDTIVKGAKHIPYRGSPLTMLLKDSLGGNAKTVMFANIGPSDKNLSETISTLRFALRAKQIENKPIKNMDPKDARIQDLMEQIEELKKRLGNVDLNVEDNLRQRIEELEIENSDLRGGGEKNNIELEEQNRFLLAQIEQKENEVVERQHEIRKELERRELVESNLSNESSRLRDLRFANINFLKRVCTDEQLEQMRMHMSPDKAAKKNSDDWDVKEIGIYLHGFAEQYEHWRRVTYTQEDMEKYARRAMEELERQTQRQLSDAAHAKEDLQRQRDEEAARHTAEQGATSQLKVDLNTLREENVKLREKIERDQEKIKVKLANTKEEMKTLQDQVDAARLKVTEKEREVKRLRLMLEDQGGASIVGAAGSSRRSVSASGQDPAGWGSGEERTALMHELEVARHAKSVLENRIKETNVSLRRFGVCIAGSNSLESAEAAAVNEVEAFILAAADEEPVNGDIVAQLQQQLRVKQRLVELMHQHQMRLNDMIFKYELLKTGRVTANSTTASSPAAGALSVGVAQGVPVDINGGSGIDEATANQVKELLQRKEDQMEAMQLEKDQACDKLVRKLNKSERKIRELESMLAEEHAQFTEEKIEREKEVAELQSYNQQLALELENARSQVELLKAEMDSAVRGKESEVDYYKTQVEEANRRLDAIRNTAAEFEEQRKSYQRLQEQVARTEDALAIKNEELESNRQMVQWSNQQLEKEKQKNEELEQVVQDKQLELRQQEQNFHAEMTERMNALAASNNRRLAENVAQCEERINEERMKEKALQKKLKSAKTTASKAAQRYDEMILENEALRSKLEELKVASMKLYLERQEAQREHDAYRPGNGIRSRGL, from the coding sequence ATGGTGAAAGCGTCCCCCGGGGCGGAGAACATCCGCGTCGTCATCCGCTGCCGCGACATTCTCCCGTACGAGGCGGAGCGCGGTGACAAAGCGCTCGTTCGGCTCGACCTGGCGACCAaccaggtggtggtgcgacACCCCATTGGGGACTCTGACGTGTTTGCGTTCGACGCTGTCTACAACAACTCCTTCACCCAGCGCGACATCTtcctgcaggaggtgcagccaCTGGCggacgcggtgctgcaagGCTACAATGCCACTGTCTTCGCCTACGGTCAGTCCGGCTCTGGTAAGACGCACACAATGACGGGTAAGCTGAGTCAGCGAGACATGTGGGGTATGATGCCACAGGTAGTAGACTACCTCTTTTGTGAAATCAAGAAACTCACGTCGTCCACAAAGACCTTCAAGGTGAGGGTGTCCTATGTGGAACTGTACAACGGCAAGTCGCGCGACCTGCTCGCCTCGAGGCAGGTAAACCTGGAGATTAAGCAAAACATGTTGAAGAACTTTTACGTTAAGGGTGCGGTGATGCCAGAGGTGACTAGCTTTGAGGAGGCCATCAAGTGGTTCAACGCCGGTACCGAGAGGCGGCAGACGGCCTCGACGGATCTCAACGACACAAGCAGCCGCAGTCACTCTCTATTCACAGTGCAGATTGAGAACTTCGATTTTGAGAACGACCCGAGCTCGCCGATCGTCATGACGAGCAAGATCAATGTGGTCGACTTGGCCGGATCGGAGAAGCTTAGCAAGACGAATGCAACTGGCGAGACAGCGAAAGAAGGTTGCAACATCAATTTGTCCCTATCCGCGCTGGCCACGGTGATTGACACAATCGTGAAGGGAGCAAAGCACATCCCGTACCGCGGATCGCCGCTGACGATGCTGCTGAAGGACTCGTTGGGCGGCAATGCCAAGACAGTTATGTTCGCGAACATCGGCCCGTCCGATAAGAACCTGTCCGAGACGATTTCGACACTCCGGTTTGCACTGCGCGCGAAGCAGATCGAGAACAAGCCCATCAAGAACATGGACCCGAAAGATGCCCGCATCCAGGACCTGATGGAGCAGATAGAGGAACTTAAGAAGCGGCTGGGCAACGTGGACCTGAATGTGGAGGACAAcctgcgccagcgcatcGAGGAGCTTGAGATCGAGAACTCCGAcctccgtggcggcggcgagaagAATAACATCGAGCTTGAGGAGCAGAACCGCTTCCTGCTGGCTCAAATCgagcagaaagagaacgaggtGGTGGAACGGCAGCACGAGATTCGCAAAGAGTTGGAGCGACGTGAGCTTGTGGAGTCGAACCTGTCGAATGAGTCCAGCCGGCTGCGCGATCTGCGGTTTGCCAATATCAACTTCCTCAAGCGTGTTTGCACCGatgagcagctggagcagatGCGGATGCACATGTCGCCTGACAAGGCAGCCAAGAAAAATTCAGACGACTGGGATGTGAAAGAGATTGGCATCTACCTCCATGGCTTTGCCGAGCAGTACGAGCACTGGCGGAGGGTGACGTATACGCAGGAGGACATGGAGAAGTATGCTCGGCGTGCGATGGAAGAGCTGGAGAGGCAGACACAGCGTCAGCTGAGCGACGCTGCACACGCCAAGGAGGATTTGCAGCGCCAACGGgacgaagaggcggcgcgccacACAGCTGAACAAGGCGCCACGTCGCAGCTCAAGGTGGACCTCAACACCCTGCGCGAAGAGAACGTGAAGCTGCGTGAGAAGATCGAGCGCGACCAAGAGAAGATAAAGGTGAAGCTCGCCAATACGAAGGAAGAGATGAAGACGTTGCAGGATCAAGTCGATGCGGCAAGGCTAAAGGTCACCGAGAAGGAGCGCGAAGTAAAGCGGCTGCGACTCATGCTGGAGGATCAGGGAGGTGCTAGCATCGTTGGCGCCGCTGGCAGCTCGCGCAGGTCGGTCAGCGCTTCTGGGCAAGACCCAGCGGGCTGGGGCAGTGGGGAGGAGCGTACTGCTCTAATGCATGAGTTAGAGGTGGCGCGCCACGCCAAGTCTGTACTTGAAAACCGTATCAAGGAGACGAAcgtgtcgctgcgccgctttgGCGTCTGTATTGCCGGTTCGAATAGCCTCGAGAGCGCTGAGGCAGCCGCTGTAaacgaggtggaggcgttCATTCTGGCGGCGGCCGATGAAGAGCCAGTCAATGGTGACATCGTAGCgcagttgcagcagcagctccgtgtAAAGCAGCGCCTTGTAGAGCTCATGCATCAGCATCAGATGCGACTCAACGACATGATCTTCAAGTATGAACTCCTCAAGACTGGGCGTGTCACGGCGAACTCGACGACAGCAAGTAGCCCGGCCGCTGGCGCGCTTTCTGTCGGTGTCGCCCAAGGGGTGCCGGTCGATATAAACGGCGGTAGCGGCATAGATGAGGCGACCGCAAACCaggtgaaggagctgctgcagcgcaaggaAGACCAGatggaggcgatgcagctgGAAAAGGACCAGGCCTGCGACAAGCTTGTCCGGAAGCTGAACAAGTCGGAGCGCAAAATTCGGGAGCTCGAGTCTATGTTGGCGGAGGAGCACGCGCAGTTCACTGAGGAGAAGatcgagagggagaaggaggtggccGAGCTGCAGAGCTACAACCAGCAGCTCGCCCTCGAACTCGAGAACGCGCGCAGTCAAGTCGAGCTTCTCAAGGCGGAGATGGACAGCGCCGTGCGGGGCAAAGAAAGCGAGGTGGACTACTACAAGACccaggtggaggaggcgaaccGGCGCCTTGACGCCATCCGTAATACCGCCGCCGAGttcgaggagcagcgcaagaGCTACCAGAGACTGCAAGAGCAGGTGGCGCGAACAGAAGACGCGCTCGCCATCAAGAAtgaggagctggagagcaACCGCCAGATGGTGCAGTGGTCCAACCAGCAGCtcgagaaggagaagcagaagaacgaggagctggagcaggtggtgcaggacaagcagctggagctgcgccagcaggagCAGAACTTCCACGCAGAGATGACGGAGCGGATGAACGCGTTGGCCGCCAGTAACAACCGTCGCCTCGCTGAGAACGTCGCGCAGTGCGAGGAGCGCATTAACGAAGAACGcatgaaggaaaaggcgctgcagaagaagcTCAAGAGTGCCAAGACAACGGCCAGTAAGGCCGCGCAGCGCTACGACGAGATGATTCTGGAgaacgaggcgctgcggtcgaagctggaggagctgaaggtgGCCTCAATGAAGCTGTACCTTGAGCGGCAGGAGGCTCAGCGCGAGCACGACGCATATCGACCAGGGAACGGCATTCGGTCTCGCGGGCtttga
- a CDS encoding hypothetical protein (TriTrypDB/GeneDB-style sysID: LpmP.32.0740): MVRDTAEKKGFKAAMGTGAMQARMESVRRSKRSKYTPASQHSHGNPIHRPLKFHERKLLKKHDFMQYPQDNWHEPFCITKYHLEDREDYRRYMRLVGLIRQLQTQLRYLPAESKIRIQITQQLMEKLYNMGLIHEKLGLSEVDKVGVEAFCKRRLPTILRDLRMAGNCKLGADIVHHGHVRVGTTQIRDPAFLVPRGLDDYVTWMPGSKIRQHVDTFNAMRDDYNY; this comes from the coding sequence ATGGTTCGTGACACCGCCGAGAAGAAGGGCTTCAAGGCCGCCATGGGCACGGGTGCCATGCAGGCAAGGATGGAGTCTGTGAGGCGCAGCAAGCGGAGTAAGTATACTCCCGCCTCGCAGCACTCCCACGGTAACCCGATTCACCGTCCTCTAAAGTTCCATGAGCGCAAACTCCTCAAGAAGCATGACTTCATGCAGTACCCTCAAGACAACTGGCACGAGCCGTTCTGCATTACCAAGTATCACCTCGAAGATCGCGAGGACTACCGCCGCTACATGCGCCTTGTAGGCCTCATTCGCCAGCTCCAGACGCAGTTGCGCTACCTTCCCGCGGAGAGCAAGATTCGGATTCAGATCACACAGCAGTTGATGGAGAAGCTGTACAACATGGGGCTCATTCATGAAAAGCTAGGCCTTTCCGAAGTTGATAAGGTTGGCGTAGAGGCGTTCTGCAAGCGTCGTCTCCCCACAATCCTACGCGACCTCAGGATGGCGGGGAACTGCAAGCTAGGCGCCGACATTGTGCACCACGGCCATGTCCGCGTCGGCACAACGCAGATCCGCGATCCAGCCTTTCTGGTGCCTCGCGGCTTAGATGACTACGTGACGTGGATGCCCGGTAGTAAGATCCGCCAGCACGTGGATACCTTCAACGCGATGCGCGATGACTACAACTACTGA